The following nucleotide sequence is from Nocardioides eburneiflavus.
TGCCTCGTCGTCGGCGACGGGCAGCCGTTCATCGGCGCCCTCGTCACGATCGACCGCGAGACCTTCCCCGCCTGGGCCGAGCAGCACGGCAAGGACGACGACCTTGCCCGCCTGGTCGACGACCCAGACCTCGTCGCCGCGGTCCAGGAGGCCGTCGACGAGGCCAACAAGGCGGTGTCCAAGGCTGAGGCCATCCGCAAGTTCACGATCCTGCCCGGCGAGTGGACCGAGGAGGGCGGGCAGCTCACCCCCAGCCTGAAGCTGAAGCGTCGCGTCGTCATGCGTGAGTCGCGCGATGAGATCGAGGCGCTCTACCTCGGTTGAGCCGTCTGGACTGGGCCGTCCGGAGGAGGCTCGGGCTAGTACCTGACCAGGGGCCGAGTAGTCACAACGGACTACTCCGGGGCCATGTTCGGGTGGTTTGCGAGGTTTAGCCCGCGGACCCGATTGCGCGCCCCTAGATTCGGGTCGCTGGGACGGACATCGGGACCCTCCCGCGATCGGGAAGCGGATGTGCGCTCCGCCGATCGGGAGGGTCTCATCCGGCCGAGTGACCACGAACTCAGGTTCCCGACCGAAGGATCCCCCATGGCTCGCCGCTCCGTTCTTCTCATCGTTGCGGTGCTGATCGCACTGATCGGCACGGCCCTGATCGTGCTCTACGTCCAGGGCATCGACGAACGCGCCACCGAGGGCCAGGAGCTCGTCGAGGTCCTCGTCGCCACCGAGGCGCTGGAGGCCGGCGAGTCCGTCTCGGCCGCGCAGGAGGCGGGCAAGTTCGACACGAAGGAGGTGCGACGCACCGACGTCGTCGACGGAGCCCTCTCCTCGACCGGCTCGATCTCCGATCTCGTCGCGACGGGGCCGATCTATCCCGGCGAGCAGCTCATCGCCAAGAAGTTCGGCACGTTGGGCGACACCGACTCGCTCGTGATCCCGGATGACAAGATGGCGATCTCGGTCGAGCTCACGGACTGGGAGCGCGTGGCGGGCTTCGTCAACCCCGGCAACGAGGTGGCCATCTTCGCCACCGCCGTCGGCCCGGTACGGATCGACGCGGAAGGTCAGGAGACCAAGCTGGGCGACTGGACGCGCGTCGTCCTCCCCCGCGTCCCCGTCGTGGGCGTGGGCACCACGAGCGTCACGTCCCGCACGACGAGGAGCGAGGACGGTGACACCGCGACCGAGGAGGTGGCGCGCACCATCCTGACCATCGCCGTCACGCAGGCCGAAGCCGAGAAGCTGATCCACGCCGACCGCACCACCGAGCTCACCTTCGGCCTGCTCACCGATGAGACGGACACGCAGGACGAGCCCGGGATCGGCCTCGGCGGCGTGATGCCCGAGATCTTCAGGGCGCGGCCGTGACCGCCATCCTCGAACCCGACGTCGCGCAGGCGAGCATCCTGCAGGCGATGCTCCACGGCTCGGTCTCGTTCCGCGACATGGACGCGCTGCGCGACCACCTCGAAGCGACGCCCAACGAGTTCGCCGTGGTGATCGGGCCCTCCGTCGCCGGCGACTTCGCCGCGGAGTTCGCCCAGTGGGCACGCGTCCAGCGACCGGACCTCGGCGTGATCCTGCTGCGCAACACGGTCGACAGCGACGCCTTGGCCCTGGCCCTGCGCAGCGGCATGCGCGAGGTCGTCGGTGCCCGCGACCTGGCCGGCGTCACCACCGCCGTCCAGCGGGCCCGGAGCGTGGCCAGCGCGATCGGCCAGACCCTGATGGGCGAAGCCCAGGCCGCGGCCAACGCTGTGAAGGCCGAGATCGCCGCCGAGGCAGCCGCCGCCCAGGCCGCTGCCGAGGCGCCGGTCGGTCGCCTGCACACCGTGTTCTCGACCAAGGGGGGCGTCGGCAAGAGCCTGGTC
It contains:
- the cpaB gene encoding Flp pilus assembly protein CpaB, whose translation is MARRSVLLIVAVLIALIGTALIVLYVQGIDERATEGQELVEVLVATEALEAGESVSAAQEAGKFDTKEVRRTDVVDGALSSTGSISDLVATGPIYPGEQLIAKKFGTLGDTDSLVIPDDKMAISVELTDWERVAGFVNPGNEVAIFATAVGPVRIDAEGQETKLGDWTRVVLPRVPVVGVGTTSVTSRTTRSEDGDTATEEVARTILTIAVTQAEAEKLIHADRTTELTFGLLTDETDTQDEPGIGLGGVMPEIFRARP